In a genomic window of Branchiostoma floridae strain S238N-H82 chromosome 19, Bfl_VNyyK, whole genome shotgun sequence:
- the LOC118406496 gene encoding uncharacterized protein LOC118406496 yields MTRHFALVLALALLTWGVHSEPVSNVGQQGKGLPLEGAISKLEEKELLLKELEELAKEEVMTDGSDGTNSVDYNMPELAEKTTSVPLEPMYPDDQPADEDEPLSNLQEAKILLRELKGMGKAKVKFNIAPLAAF; encoded by the exons ATGACTCGTCACTTTGCGCTTGTCCTGGCTCTAGCACTCCTGACTTGGGGCGTCCATTCAG AGCCCGTGTCTAACGTGGGCCAACAGGGCAAAGGACTGCCGCTGGAGGGGGCCATATCCAAACTTGAGGAAAAGGAGCTTCTCTTGAAGGAACTTGAAG AGTTAGCTAAAGAAGAAGTCATGACCGACGGCAGCGATGGTACCAACAGCGTCGATTACAACATGCCTGAACTGGCAGAGAAGACGACATCTGTACCGCTCG AACCCATGTATCCAGACGACCAACCGGCAGACGAAGATGAGCCATTATCCAACCTTCAGGAAGCGAAGATTCTCTTGAGAGAACTGAAAG gtATGGGGAAAGCGAAGGTCAAATTCAATATTGCTCCCCTtgcggctttctaa
- the LOC118407208 gene encoding uncharacterized protein LOC118407208 yields the protein MRSAAAVYLALLAVLVGVEAEHCDWQPVFRILPGVGGEKARDVWTAGFSKDFGSDPLLFPAAHFKSPPVEEWETLGVQLVKVSLYSYRQGTEVRELIFDGRDADKLSWFSKERLISSPWTDLRTETTNVFSIPGEVVNPEAPRSFYINRNYDGCPNDNGWLAVVEGGTVCAWEKRDKRVPHILFSRKSTYVNWTTGGDDVGTADVMVVSIKTCGHVTESVEEHPLHHRHHHEDETASIDA from the exons ATGAGGTCCGCTGCAGCTGTTTACCTTGCCTTGTTGGCGGTGTTGGTTGGAGTTGAAG CCGAACATTGCGACTGGCAGCCTGTCTTCCGAATTTTGCCCGGAGTTGGAGGTGAGAAAGCGAGAGACGTTTGGACCGCTGGCTTCTCCAAAGACTTCGGGTCCGACCCCCTGCTCTTCCCTGCAGCCCACTTCAAAAGTCCGCCGGTCGAAGAGTGGGAAACCCTTGGCGTTCAGCTG GTGAAGGTGTCCCTGTACTCGTACAGACAGGGAACCGAAGTGCGCGAGTTGATCTTTGACGGCAGAGACGCCGACAAGCTCAGTTGGTTCTCCAAGGAGAGACTCATCTCGTCCCCATGGACCGACCTGAGAACGGAAACAACCAACGTGTTCTCGATCCCAGGGGAAGTGGTGAATCCCGAAGCCCCAAG GAGTTTCTATATCAACCGAAACTATGACGGCTGTCCCAATGACAACGGTTGGCTGGCGGTGGTGGAAGGCGGTACCGTGTGTGCATGGGAGAAACGTGACAAGCGCGTGCCACACATTCTGTTCTCACGGAAGTCCACCTACGTCAACTGGACTACAG GTGGTGATGACGTGGGGACTGCTGACGTCATGGTGGTCTCCATCAAGACCTGTGGTCACGTGACGGAATCAGTCGAGGAGCACCCTCtacatcatcgtcatcatcatgaGGACGAAACAGCCAGCATCGATGCCTGA